In a genomic window of Plectropomus leopardus isolate mb chromosome 6, YSFRI_Pleo_2.0, whole genome shotgun sequence:
- the cmklr1 gene encoding chemokine-like receptor 1, producing MDFSDDYEYPVDYNYTESDYNDSSYIPHEAPVFHHKSSCLKEVLCVSLLVVTVVICVLGFCGNALVIWISGFKMKKSVNTTWYLSLAISDFVFCAFLPFSITNMVMEEWIFGRFMCKFASSVMFLNMFSSIFLLVVISIDRCVSVMFPVWAQNHRTVKKASVVVVISWLLAIGLSVPSVIFREVGSHLGRTICYNNYTISQHSHKIIAVSRFLAGFTAPFIIIIICYSIIVLKLRTSRMTKNSKPFKIMSALVAAFFICWLPYHVFVLLELHHQNYDHSILMAGLKVGTSMAAANSFLNPVLYVFMGNDFKQKFKSSVLSKMENAMAEEGRTTSRYLSRSSSMDGRASTHI from the coding sequence ATGgatttttcagatgattatgAATATCCTGTAGACTATAACTACACTGAAAGCGATTACAATGACAGCAGTTACATCCCACATGAGGCGCCAGTTTTTCATCACAAATCATCGTGCTTAAAGGAAgtcttgtgtgtgtctttgctcGTGGTCACTGTGGTGATTTGTGTGCTGGGCTTCTGCGGAAACGCTTTGGTCATTTGGATTTCTGGCTTCAAGATGAAGAAGTCGGTTAACACCACCTGGTACCTGAGCCTCGCCATCTCTGACTTCGTCTTCTGCGCCTTTCTCCCGTTCAGCATCACCAACATGGTGATGGAGGAGTGGATCTTTGGACGTTTCATGTGCAAATTTGCCTCCTCTGTCATGTTCCTAAACATGTTCAGCAGCATCTTCCTCCTTGTTGTCATCAGCATCGACCGCTGCGTGTCAGTCATGTTTCCAGTTTGGGCCCAGAACCATCGCACTGTTAAGAAAGCGTCCGTAGTTGTAGTCATATCCTGGCTTCTCGCCATCGGACTGAGCGTTCCCTCTGTCATCTTCCGGGAGGTTGGCAGTCACCTTGGTAGGACCATTTGCTACAACAATTACACAATAAGTCAACACAGTCACAAGATTATTGCAGTGAGCCGCTTCCTTGCAGGGTTTACTGCCcctttcatcatcatcatcatctgctaCTCCATCATCGTCCTCAAACTTCGAACCAGCAGGATGACCAAAAACTCCAAACCCTTCAAAATCATGTCTGCGCTCGTCGCTGCTTTCTTCATCTGCTGGCTGCCCTACCACGTGTTTGTTCTTCTCGAGCTCCACCACCAAAACTACGACCACAGCATTTTAATGGCGGGACTCAAAGTGGGCACCTCTATGGCAGCGGCGAACAGCTTCCTCAACCCGGTGCTGTATGTGTTCATGGGCAATGACTTCAAGCAGAAATTCAAGAGCTCGGTGCTCTCAAAGATGGAGAACGCGATGGCAGAGGAAGGCCGCACCACCAGCCGATACCTCTCCAGGTCCAGCTCCATGGACGGCAGAGCTTCTACACACATCTAG